The Euphorbia lathyris chromosome 2, ddEupLath1.1, whole genome shotgun sequence genome includes a window with the following:
- the LOC136220472 gene encoding trehalose-phosphate phosphatase B-like isoform X1 — translation MSWREAYIKKLEKKLAKLFHTSDVFWIEPRLLNKVKIVKDLMGHQSSSSSLCSYSTWLEEHPSALESFEGMMKQAEGKKIVVFLDYDGTLSPIVDDPDQAFMSPKMRSAVQQVASLFPTAIVSGRSRDKVKAFVQLHNVTYAGSHGMDISTTTPSFNGQENEVIYFQPAKDFLPTIQEILKILEEKTKVIKGSLIEDNTFCISVHYRRVNPEEVDTLKEIVKSIMDAYPAFRISGGRKVIEIRPRIDWDKGRALQYLIQNLGFGDTNDFLPLYIGDDKTDEDAFEMITEIGQGYPIIVSSIAKETKATYSLRDTNEVKDFLDQLVNWKKTSSH, via the exons ATGTCGTGGCGAGAAGCATACATCAAAAAGTTAGAGAAGAAACTCGCTAAGCTATTTCATACGAGTGACGTGTTTTGGATCGAGCCACGACTTTTGAATAAG GTAAAAATAGTGAAGGATCTGATGGGGCATCAATCATCATCATCGTCTCTATGTTCTTACAGTACATGGCTG GAAGAACATCCATCAGCTCTGGAATCATTTGAAGGAATGATGAAGCAGGCAGAAGGGAAAAAGATAGTTGTTTTTTTGGATTATGATGGAACTCTTTCCCCAATTGTTGATGACCCTGATCAAGCTTTCATGTCTCCTaag ATGCGTTCAGCTGTTCAGCAAGTTGCTTCTCTCTTCCCCACTGCTATTGTTAGTGGAAGGTCTCGTGATAAG GTGAAAGCATTTGTGCAACTTCATAATGTAACCTATGCTGGAAGTCATGGAATGGACATCTCGACCACGACACCTTCTTTTAATGGTCAG gAAAATGAAGTTATTTACTTTCAACCAGCAAAAGATTTTTTGCCTACAATTCAAGAG ATACTcaaaattttggaagaaaaaacaaaggtcATCAAAGGTTCCCTCATTGAAGACAATACTTTCTGCATTTCTGTGCATTACAGACGTGTAAATCCTGAG GAAGTTGATACACTTAAGGAGATTGTGAAATCAATCATGGACGCTTATCCTGCATTTCGCATAAGTGGAGGCAGGAAG GTTATTGAGATACGACCTCGTATTGATTGGGACAAGGGTCGTGCTTTGCAATACCTGATTCAGAATCTTGGTTTTGGTGACACTAATGATTTTCTCCCTCTATATATTGGAGATGACAAAACTGATGAAGATGCTTTTGAG ATGATCACAGAAATTGGTCAAGGATATCCCATAATTGTTTCTTCTATAGCAAAGGAGACAAAAGCGACCTATTCTTTGCGTGATACAAATGAAGTGAAGGACTTTCTCGACCAGCTTGTGAATTGGAAAAAAACTTCttcacattaa
- the LOC136220472 gene encoding trehalose-phosphate phosphatase B-like isoform X2: protein MGHQSSSSSLCSYSTWLEEHPSALESFEGMMKQAEGKKIVVFLDYDGTLSPIVDDPDQAFMSPKMRSAVQQVASLFPTAIVSGRSRDKVKAFVQLHNVTYAGSHGMDISTTTPSFNGQENEVIYFQPAKDFLPTIQEILKILEEKTKVIKGSLIEDNTFCISVHYRRVNPEEVDTLKEIVKSIMDAYPAFRISGGRKVIEIRPRIDWDKGRALQYLIQNLGFGDTNDFLPLYIGDDKTDEDAFEMITEIGQGYPIIVSSIAKETKATYSLRDTNEVKDFLDQLVNWKKTSSH from the exons ATGGGGCATCAATCATCATCATCGTCTCTATGTTCTTACAGTACATGGCTG GAAGAACATCCATCAGCTCTGGAATCATTTGAAGGAATGATGAAGCAGGCAGAAGGGAAAAAGATAGTTGTTTTTTTGGATTATGATGGAACTCTTTCCCCAATTGTTGATGACCCTGATCAAGCTTTCATGTCTCCTaag ATGCGTTCAGCTGTTCAGCAAGTTGCTTCTCTCTTCCCCACTGCTATTGTTAGTGGAAGGTCTCGTGATAAG GTGAAAGCATTTGTGCAACTTCATAATGTAACCTATGCTGGAAGTCATGGAATGGACATCTCGACCACGACACCTTCTTTTAATGGTCAG gAAAATGAAGTTATTTACTTTCAACCAGCAAAAGATTTTTTGCCTACAATTCAAGAG ATACTcaaaattttggaagaaaaaacaaaggtcATCAAAGGTTCCCTCATTGAAGACAATACTTTCTGCATTTCTGTGCATTACAGACGTGTAAATCCTGAG GAAGTTGATACACTTAAGGAGATTGTGAAATCAATCATGGACGCTTATCCTGCATTTCGCATAAGTGGAGGCAGGAAG GTTATTGAGATACGACCTCGTATTGATTGGGACAAGGGTCGTGCTTTGCAATACCTGATTCAGAATCTTGGTTTTGGTGACACTAATGATTTTCTCCCTCTATATATTGGAGATGACAAAACTGATGAAGATGCTTTTGAG ATGATCACAGAAATTGGTCAAGGATATCCCATAATTGTTTCTTCTATAGCAAAGGAGACAAAAGCGACCTATTCTTTGCGTGATACAAATGAAGTGAAGGACTTTCTCGACCAGCTTGTGAATTGGAAAAAAACTTCttcacattaa